A DNA window from Providencia huaxiensis contains the following coding sequences:
- the rimJ gene encoding ribosomal protein S5-alanine N-acetyltransferase has protein sequence MFGYRSNVPKVRLVTDRMVIRLTYERDNYRLADYYSLNKDFLIPWEPIRDKSHYQPAGWQNRLQVMNEMHREGSAFHFVLLDKEENEVMGVANFSNVLRGSFYACYLGYSLGEKWQGQGLMYEALTQTIRYMQQHQKIHRIMANYMPHNMRSGNLLTKLGFEREGYAKQYLQINGEWRDHVLTALTDNTWALNKA, from the coding sequence ATGTTTGGTTATCGTTCAAATGTACCGAAAGTGCGCCTTGTCACTGATAGAATGGTTATTCGTTTGACTTATGAACGTGATAACTATCGACTAGCTGATTATTACAGCCTGAACAAAGACTTTTTAATTCCATGGGAACCCATCAGGGACAAATCTCATTATCAGCCAGCAGGTTGGCAGAATCGGTTACAAGTCATGAATGAAATGCATCGAGAAGGGAGCGCTTTCCATTTCGTACTATTAGATAAAGAAGAAAACGAAGTGATGGGAGTAGCGAATTTTAGTAATGTATTGCGCGGCTCATTTTATGCATGTTATCTAGGTTATTCACTAGGTGAAAAATGGCAAGGTCAAGGCCTAATGTATGAGGCACTAACCCAAACTATCCGTTACATGCAGCAACACCAAAAAATACATCGAATTATGGCAAATTATATGCCTCATAATATGCGTAGTGGTAATTTATTGACCAAGCTTGGCTTTGAACGGGAAGGCTATGCAAAGCAATACTTACAAATCAACGGTGAGTGGCGTGACCATGTATTGACGGCGCTGACAGATAACACTTGGGCACTGAATAAAGCCTAA
- the murJ gene encoding murein biosynthesis integral membrane protein MurJ, which yields MNLLKSLAAVSSMTMMSRVLGFIRDAIIARVFGAGAAADAFFVAFKLPNLLRRIFAEGAFSQAFVPILAEYKNQQGEKATRTFVAYIAGMLTLALAIVTILGMIAAPWIIYVTAPGFTDDADKFALTTDLLRVTFPYIFLISLASLAGAILNTWNRFSVPAFAPTLLNVSMIIFAAFAAPYFNPPIMSLAWAVLVGGVLQLVYQLPHLKKVGMLVLPRLSFRDSGVWRVMKMMGPAIIGVSVAQISLIINTIFASFLQSGSVSWMYYADRLMELPSGVLGVALGTILLPSLAKSFTSGNQNEYRQLMDWGLRLCLLLALPCALGLAILAEALTVSLFQYGNFTAHDSLMTQYALIAYCVGLTGMILVKILAPGFYSRQNIRTPVKIAIVTLILTQLMNLAFIGPLQHAGLALSIGLAACFNAGVLYWQLRKQGIFQPLAGWKGFIFKLLIALIVMGAVLFGVLHFMPSWQDGNMLMRMLRLIGVVIIGAGSYFVALYVLGFRPRDFMKRSVA from the coding sequence ATGAATTTATTAAAATCATTGGCGGCAGTAAGCTCCATGACCATGATGTCTCGTGTGCTTGGGTTTATTCGTGACGCTATTATCGCCCGAGTGTTCGGTGCAGGAGCCGCGGCTGACGCCTTTTTTGTCGCCTTTAAATTACCGAATCTTTTACGTCGAATTTTTGCTGAAGGTGCCTTTTCACAAGCCTTTGTCCCGATATTAGCGGAATATAAAAACCAGCAGGGAGAGAAAGCCACCCGTACATTTGTCGCTTATATTGCAGGGATGCTAACCCTCGCTTTAGCGATTGTGACCATCCTTGGTATGATTGCAGCCCCTTGGATCATTTATGTCACCGCACCTGGCTTTACCGATGACGCTGATAAGTTTGCGCTGACGACGGATCTTTTACGGGTTACATTTCCTTATATTTTTCTGATTTCACTGGCCTCTCTCGCAGGCGCAATCCTGAATACTTGGAACCGTTTTTCGGTCCCTGCATTTGCGCCAACGTTACTCAATGTCAGCATGATCATTTTTGCTGCTTTCGCCGCGCCTTACTTTAACCCACCCATTATGTCATTGGCGTGGGCTGTGTTGGTTGGCGGTGTTTTGCAACTTGTCTACCAGCTACCCCATCTTAAAAAAGTGGGCATGTTAGTGTTACCCCGCCTGTCATTTCGTGATAGCGGGGTTTGGCGTGTAATGAAAATGATGGGGCCGGCAATTATCGGGGTTTCAGTTGCGCAAATTTCTTTAATTATCAACACAATATTTGCTTCTTTTTTACAATCTGGTTCAGTGTCATGGATGTATTACGCTGATAGGCTAATGGAATTGCCATCAGGGGTACTTGGTGTGGCTCTTGGTACTATTTTATTACCATCATTAGCGAAAAGTTTCACGAGCGGCAATCAAAATGAGTATCGCCAATTAATGGACTGGGGATTGCGTCTTTGTTTATTACTTGCTCTACCCTGTGCGTTAGGGTTGGCAATACTCGCAGAAGCATTAACGGTATCGCTATTCCAATACGGTAATTTTACAGCGCATGACTCATTAATGACTCAATATGCCTTAATTGCCTACTGTGTAGGGTTAACAGGCATGATTTTGGTGAAGATTTTGGCACCAGGTTTTTATTCGCGCCAAAATATTCGCACGCCAGTGAAGATTGCGATTGTCACTTTAATTTTAACCCAATTGATGAACTTAGCCTTTATTGGCCCTTTACAACATGCAGGTTTAGCCTTATCTATTGGGTTAGCGGCGTGTTTTAATGCGGGAGTTCTCTATTGGCAACTGCGCAAGCAAGGTATTTTTCAGCCTTTAGCCGGTTGGAAAGGGTTTATATTTAAATTATTGATAGCGTTAATTGTAATGGGCGCTGTGCTGTTTGGTGTTTTACACTTTATGCCTTCTTGGCAAGACGGTAATATGCTGATGCGTATGCTACGTTTGATAGGCGTCGTGATTATTGGTGCAGGAAGTTATTTCGTAGCTTTATATGTACTCGGGTTCCGCCCTCGTGATTTTATGAAACGTAGTGTTGCCTAA
- a CDS encoding helix-turn-helix transcriptional regulator, whose translation MALFTFTLTLSGVTADTEGLVDTLFAAGCDDALVCFYGKSVYLEFDREAESLDLAIETAITDIESTSMNIKVESIDSTLVGLSDIAELTGLTRQAVALLKDGARGKGHFPAPVQRLNGASPLWDWASVAHWLQQNNRLVHSPELYEQAKTLCKWNLVLRNCANEHVEELQKLTSKLVKQRKQKRLTEVNR comes from the coding sequence ATGGCACTATTTACTTTCACATTAACACTATCTGGTGTGACTGCAGATACTGAAGGCTTAGTTGATACCTTATTTGCTGCAGGCTGTGACGATGCATTGGTGTGTTTCTATGGTAAATCGGTTTATTTAGAATTTGATAGGGAAGCGGAGTCTTTAGATCTTGCCATTGAAACAGCGATCACAGACATCGAAAGTACATCGATGAATATAAAAGTGGAATCTATTGATTCAACTTTAGTTGGGTTAAGTGATATTGCCGAATTGACAGGACTAACTCGTCAGGCAGTGGCTTTATTGAAAGATGGGGCTCGAGGTAAAGGCCATTTTCCAGCACCCGTACAACGCTTGAATGGCGCCTCCCCGTTATGGGACTGGGCGAGCGTTGCTCATTGGTTACAACAGAATAACAGGTTGGTGCATAGCCCTGAACTTTATGAACAAGCAAAAACACTTTGCAAATGGAACTTAGTGCTTCGCAATTGTGCAAATGAACATGTTGAGGAATTGCAAAAATTAACATCAAAGTTAGTAAAGCAACGCAAACAAAAACGGCTCACCGAAGTGAACCGCTAA
- the argS gene encoding arginine--tRNA ligase — translation MNIQAILSDKISAAMLAAGAPEGSDALVRQSAKAQFGDYQANGVMGAAKKMGIAPRQLAEQLVNHLDLEGIASKVEIAGPGFINIFLEPTWVEKHVEEALASQRLGVAPVKPETIVIDYSAPNVAKQMHVGHLRSTIIGDAAARTQEFIGHKVIRANHVGDWGTQFGMLIAYLEKVQNEDATDMALADLEEFYREAKKHYDEDEEFAVRARGYVVKLQSGDEYCRQMWRKLVDITMQQNQETYRRLNVTLTEDDVMGESLYNSMLPGIVADLKAKGLAVESEGATVVFLDEFKNKEGEPMGVIVQKKDGGFLYTTTDIACAKYRYETLHADRSLYYIDSRQHQHLMQAWTIVRKAGYIPESMALEHHMFGMMLGKDGKPFKTRTGGTVRLSDLLDEAVERAQTLIREKNPDMSEDELLNVANVVGIGAVKYADLSKNRTTDYIFDWDNMLAFEGNTAPYMQYAYTRVASIFKKANLTHTDLTLPISLQDPREIALATRLLQFEETILTVARDGTPHVMCAYLYELAGLFSGFYEHCPILSADDEAQRQSRLKLAALTQKTLKTGLDTLGIETVERM, via the coding sequence GTGAATATTCAGGCGATTCTTTCAGATAAAATTAGTGCTGCGATGTTAGCAGCGGGTGCTCCAGAAGGCAGTGATGCACTTGTGCGTCAGTCCGCTAAAGCTCAGTTTGGTGATTATCAAGCGAATGGAGTGATGGGCGCGGCTAAAAAGATGGGGATAGCTCCGCGACAACTGGCTGAACAGCTTGTTAATCACTTAGATTTGGAAGGGATTGCCAGCAAAGTTGAAATTGCAGGCCCTGGCTTTATTAATATTTTCCTTGAACCAACGTGGGTTGAAAAACACGTTGAAGAGGCATTAGCATCACAACGCCTAGGCGTCGCACCAGTCAAGCCTGAAACGATTGTCATTGACTATTCAGCGCCTAATGTCGCAAAACAAATGCACGTGGGTCACTTGCGTTCAACCATCATTGGTGATGCAGCTGCACGTACCCAAGAATTTATTGGTCATAAAGTCATTCGTGCCAACCACGTCGGTGATTGGGGTACGCAATTTGGTATGTTAATTGCTTATCTTGAAAAAGTGCAAAATGAAGATGCCACCGATATGGCGCTTGCTGACCTCGAAGAGTTTTATCGCGAAGCTAAAAAACACTACGACGAAGATGAAGAGTTCGCAGTACGTGCTCGTGGCTACGTTGTAAAATTGCAATCCGGTGATGAATATTGCCGCCAAATGTGGCGCAAATTAGTCGATATCACTATGCAGCAGAACCAAGAAACCTATCGCCGCTTAAATGTCACATTGACCGAAGATGACGTGATGGGTGAAAGCTTATATAACAGCATGCTTCCAGGCATTGTTGCTGACTTAAAAGCCAAAGGTTTAGCCGTTGAGAGTGAAGGCGCAACGGTTGTTTTCCTTGATGAATTCAAAAATAAAGAAGGCGAACCAATGGGCGTGATCGTCCAGAAAAAAGATGGTGGCTTCTTATATACAACAACCGATATCGCCTGTGCTAAATACCGTTACGAAACCCTGCACGCTGACCGTTCTCTTTACTATATTGACTCACGCCAACATCAACATTTGATGCAAGCATGGACCATCGTCCGTAAAGCAGGTTACATCCCTGAATCGATGGCGCTTGAGCACCATATGTTCGGGATGATGTTAGGGAAAGATGGCAAACCGTTTAAGACTCGTACCGGTGGTACCGTTCGTTTATCAGACTTGCTTGATGAAGCAGTTGAACGCGCTCAAACATTGATCCGTGAGAAAAACCCGGATATGTCTGAAGATGAATTGCTTAACGTTGCGAATGTGGTTGGTATTGGGGCAGTTAAGTACGCTGACTTATCCAAAAACAGAACGACTGATTATATTTTCGATTGGGACAACATGTTAGCTTTCGAAGGAAATACCGCACCGTATATGCAATATGCGTATACCCGTGTGGCCTCTATTTTCAAGAAAGCTAATTTAACCCACACAGACCTAACTCTGCCTATTTCATTACAAGACCCGCGTGAAATTGCGCTTGCAACACGTTTATTACAGTTTGAAGAAACCATTCTCACTGTTGCACGTGATGGCACACCTCATGTGATGTGTGCTTATTTGTATGAGTTAGCCGGTTTATTCTCTGGTTTCTATGAGCACTGCCCTATCTTGTCAGCTGATGACGAAGCCCAGCGCCAAAGCCGCTTGAAATTAGCGGCATTAACTCAAAAAACATTAAAAACGGGCCTAGACACACTGGGCATTGAAACCGTTGAAAGAATGTAA
- a CDS encoding VOC family protein — MPQFSKISQLQDLWDDLPVFMGKLQQLAQELNLSLSSFPIDHISVRCHHMATAERWHQGLMGCAELLSDNVINGRPIRLYELKEPLNVAGQDVFIIELPFPKDKIYPKESWEHIEMVIDVEPSQLETAAFQLLPDPLPQGYRIKVSQPKGQQERLPNPTLAVSNGEITVKYHPFTLKKIIESEK; from the coding sequence ATGCCACAATTTAGCAAAATTTCGCAATTACAAGATTTATGGGATGACCTACCTGTATTTATGGGTAAATTACAACAGTTGGCGCAGGAATTGAACTTATCATTGTCATCTTTTCCGATAGATCATATTTCGGTGCGTTGCCATCATATGGCAACTGCAGAACGTTGGCATCAAGGGTTAATGGGATGCGCTGAGCTTTTATCTGACAATGTTATCAATGGCAGGCCAATTCGTTTATATGAGTTAAAAGAGCCATTAAACGTCGCGGGTCAAGATGTATTTATTATTGAATTGCCTTTCCCAAAAGACAAAATTTACCCGAAAGAAAGTTGGGAACATATCGAAATGGTGATTGATGTTGAGCCGAGTCAGCTAGAAACCGCAGCATTCCAGTTATTACCTGATCCTTTACCCCAAGGGTATCGTATTAAAGTAAGCCAACCCAAAGGGCAGCAAGAAAGGTTGCCAAATCCAACATTAGCAGTGTCAAATGGTGAAATAACGGTTAAATACCATCCTTTCACGCTAAAAAAGATAATTGAAAGTGAAAAATAA
- the cutC gene encoding copper homeostasis protein CutC, producing the protein MAKLEICCFGIECAQVAQEYGADRIELCSGAADGGLTPSYGYLKLAKEKLHIPVHPIIRPRGGDFCYNISEFDVIREDLIMIKEMGFSGAVIGILDSEGRIDINRMHTLMEIAQGMNITFHRAFDMCINPLLALEQLNELGVARILTSGQQQSAELGLPLLKELHEKSQQINGPQIMAGAGVRLANLSKFMEIGLSEVHSSAGRTVPSTMSYRKVGVTMASNSETDEFTHYCVDGPTVEAMKDFISITEKVSV; encoded by the coding sequence ATGGCAAAACTGGAAATCTGTTGTTTCGGAATTGAATGTGCCCAAGTGGCTCAAGAATATGGTGCAGATCGTATCGAACTATGCTCTGGTGCTGCAGACGGTGGCCTAACCCCCAGTTATGGTTACCTGAAATTAGCCAAAGAGAAACTGCATATTCCAGTTCATCCTATTATTCGTCCTCGTGGTGGCGATTTTTGCTATAACATCAGCGAATTTGACGTGATCCGTGAAGATTTAATTATGATTAAGGAAATGGGGTTTTCAGGTGCCGTTATCGGTATATTGGATAGTGAAGGGCGCATTGATATCAACAGGATGCATACGTTGATGGAAATTGCACAAGGGATGAATATTACTTTCCACCGCGCATTTGATATGTGTATTAACCCATTATTAGCTTTAGAACAATTAAACGAGCTCGGTGTTGCGCGTATTTTAACTTCTGGGCAGCAACAAAGTGCGGAGTTGGGTTTACCGCTTTTGAAAGAACTCCATGAAAAAAGCCAGCAAATTAATGGCCCACAGATTATGGCAGGTGCGGGAGTACGTTTAGCTAACCTAAGTAAATTTATGGAAATCGGTTTATCTGAGGTACACAGTTCCGCAGGGAGAACGGTGCCATCAACCATGAGTTACCGTAAAGTAGGGGTAACAATGGCCTCTAATAGCGAAACGGATGAATTCACCCATTACTGTGTTGATGGCCCTACGGTAGAAGCGATGAAGGACTTTATTTCTATTACTGAAAAAGTTTCCGTTTAA
- a CDS encoding DMSO/selenate family reductase complex B subunit yields MKQYGFYFDSTKCTGCKTCQVSCKDEKDLDLGPKFRRVYEFGGGSWQQQEGIWQQNVYNYYLSISCNHCSNPTCVEGCPTGAMHKREQDGLVVVDQTICVGCRYCELRCPYGAPQYDEKKKLMSKCDGCYERVEKGMKPVCVDSCPQRALDFDDINILRERHGNISGVAPMPNPSLTNPNIVIKPHKDAKPCGEKSGKLQNPAEV; encoded by the coding sequence ATGAAACAGTATGGTTTTTATTTCGACTCAACAAAATGCACAGGATGTAAGACGTGTCAGGTGAGTTGTAAAGATGAAAAAGACCTTGATTTAGGCCCTAAATTTCGTCGGGTATATGAGTTTGGTGGTGGTAGTTGGCAGCAGCAAGAGGGGATATGGCAGCAGAATGTTTATAACTACTATCTATCAATTTCCTGTAATCATTGTTCTAACCCAACATGTGTTGAAGGTTGCCCAACAGGGGCGATGCATAAACGTGAGCAAGATGGGTTAGTCGTGGTAGACCAAACCATTTGTGTTGGATGCCGTTACTGCGAGTTACGTTGTCCATACGGTGCACCGCAGTATGACGAAAAGAAAAAATTGATGAGTAAATGCGATGGATGCTATGAACGTGTCGAAAAAGGGATGAAACCGGTTTGTGTTGACTCCTGTCCACAACGTGCATTGGATTTTGACGATATCAATATTCTACGTGAACGTCATGGCAATATTAGCGGGGTCGCCCCCATGCCAAACCCGTCTCTTACTAATCCTAATATTGTGATTAAACCGCATAAAGATGCTAAACCTTGTGGTGAAAAGAGCGGTAAATTACAAAATCCAGCAGAGGTATAA
- a CDS encoding dimethyl sulfoxide reductase anchor subunit family protein: MHELPLVFFTVLGQSAAGLYLLAYASRRLGMLSENQLRHANIAAFVIMIIALVIGGLHVGQPLRFFNMLLGVGRSPMSNEALLSGIFVAFGAATLLFTLFIKNKVLSELCNVATVIFGLAFVWSIPQVYNIATVANWFTVFTTLQMWMTLLVAGGALAILFGAQRLGAMAFLIGSIMIFATRAAYVSFLGETGPEISAEQAGFWSFQLVVLAVMLFVYPALLYRGRNSFALLGLCALAVILAELSGRIAFYNLWQITM, encoded by the coding sequence ATGCACGAACTTCCACTCGTTTTTTTCACTGTATTGGGGCAGTCAGCGGCAGGTTTATATTTGTTGGCTTATGCAAGCCGAAGACTGGGTATGTTGAGTGAAAACCAATTACGTCATGCCAATATAGCTGCATTCGTCATTATGATCATTGCACTAGTGATTGGTGGTTTGCACGTTGGGCAGCCACTGCGCTTCTTCAATATGCTTTTAGGAGTCGGCCGTTCACCAATGAGTAATGAAGCCTTACTCAGTGGTATTTTTGTCGCTTTTGGGGCTGCAACTTTATTATTTACCTTGTTTATTAAAAATAAGGTGCTGAGTGAACTGTGTAACGTTGCCACAGTTATTTTTGGTTTGGCATTCGTATGGTCAATTCCTCAGGTTTATAATATTGCCACAGTAGCGAACTGGTTTACTGTTTTCACGACATTACAAATGTGGATGACACTGCTAGTTGCTGGTGGCGCATTAGCGATTTTATTCGGGGCTCAGCGGTTGGGGGCGATGGCATTTTTGATTGGCTCAATTATGATTTTTGCCACTCGTGCAGCTTATGTGTCATTCTTAGGCGAGACAGGGCCTGAAATTAGTGCCGAACAAGCGGGTTTTTGGAGCTTCCAGTTAGTCGTCTTAGCGGTGATGCTGTTTGTTTATCCTGCTCTGTTATATCGCGGAAGAAATTCATTCGCACTATTAGGCCTATGTGCGCTAGCGGTTATTTTAGCCGAGTTATCTGGCCGAATTGCCTTCTATAATTTATGGCAAATAACAATGTAA
- the cmoB gene encoding tRNA 5-methoxyuridine(34)/uridine 5-oxyacetic acid(34) synthase CmoB → MIDFGRFYQQIAVGPLSHWLETLPAQLSEWKKQGLHGGFSSWEKMLDNLPIMVPTHLDLRNSVTATREPELTAGETRRLNNILEQLMPWRKGPFSLYGVNIDTEWRSDWKWDRVLPHISSLKDRYVLDVGCGSGYHMWRMLGQDAKFVVGIDPTELFLCQFEAVRKLLGDDQRAHLLPLGIEQLPELKAFDTVFSMGVLYHRRSPLDHLWQLKNQLVSEGELVLESLVIEGDEFQCLIPGDRYAQMRNVYFIPSAKMLKVWLEKCGFVDVRIVDQEVTSLEEQRRTQWMKTDSLAEFLDPNDKTKTIEGYPAPLRAILVARKP, encoded by the coding sequence ATGATTGATTTTGGTCGTTTTTACCAACAAATTGCGGTTGGCCCTCTAAGTCATTGGCTTGAAACGCTTCCGGCACAACTTTCAGAATGGAAAAAACAAGGGTTACACGGTGGATTTTCCTCATGGGAGAAAATGCTAGATAACCTACCCATTATGGTTCCTACCCATTTGGATTTACGCAATAGCGTGACAGCAACGCGTGAACCCGAACTCACTGCGGGCGAAACGCGACGTCTGAATAATATTCTTGAACAATTAATGCCATGGCGTAAAGGCCCTTTTTCTCTCTATGGCGTGAATATTGATACTGAATGGCGCTCAGACTGGAAATGGGATCGCGTACTACCCCATATTTCATCACTCAAAGACCGCTATGTCTTAGATGTTGGTTGTGGCAGTGGCTACCATATGTGGCGTATGTTAGGACAAGATGCCAAATTTGTTGTTGGTATCGACCCAACTGAACTATTTTTATGCCAATTTGAAGCCGTCAGAAAGCTACTAGGTGATGACCAACGTGCCCACTTATTGCCTTTAGGTATCGAACAACTGCCCGAATTGAAGGCATTTGATACTGTATTTTCAATGGGTGTACTTTACCACCGCCGTTCACCGCTCGACCATTTATGGCAACTTAAGAACCAATTAGTGAGTGAAGGCGAATTGGTATTAGAGAGCCTGGTTATTGAGGGGGATGAATTTCAGTGTTTGATCCCCGGTGACCGTTACGCCCAAATGCGTAATGTCTATTTTATTCCTTCCGCTAAAATGCTCAAAGTTTGGTTGGAAAAATGCGGCTTTGTTGATGTGCGAATTGTTGACCAAGAAGTAACCTCTTTGGAAGAGCAACGCCGCACACAGTGGATGAAAACAGATTCACTGGCTGAATTTTTAGACCCAAATGATAAAACTAAAACTATCGAAGGTTACCCCGCACCACTACGTGCAATTTTAGTTGCTCGTAAGCCATAA
- the cmoA gene encoding carboxy-S-adenosyl-L-methionine synthase CmoA — protein sequence MSNSDPTSKDRLFSAPIANLGDWQFDEKVAEVFPDMIQRSVPGYSNIITMIGMLAGRFVKPNSHVYDLGCSLGAATLSIRRNITVEKSKIIAVDNSPAMVERCRRHIDAYRADTPVDVIEGDIRDVNIENASMVVLNFTLQFLNPEDRQLLLSKIYQGLQPGGILVLSEKFNFEDNEIGELLFNMHHDFKRANGYSELEISQKRSMLENVMLTDSVEAHKARLKNVGFTHCEVWFQCFNFGSLLAVKEA from the coding sequence ATGTCAAATTCGGATCCAACCTCAAAAGACCGCCTTTTCTCTGCGCCTATCGCTAACCTTGGTGACTGGCAATTCGATGAAAAAGTTGCTGAAGTATTCCCTGATATGATCCAACGCTCCGTGCCAGGGTACTCTAATATTATTACGATGATTGGCATGCTAGCGGGTCGTTTTGTCAAACCCAACAGCCATGTTTACGATTTAGGCTGCTCTTTAGGTGCAGCAACCTTATCGATAAGGCGTAATATTACAGTAGAAAAAAGCAAAATTATTGCTGTTGATAACTCCCCTGCAATGGTTGAACGTTGCCGCCGCCATATTGATGCGTATCGTGCCGACACACCGGTTGACGTTATCGAAGGCGATATTCGCGATGTAAATATTGAAAATGCTTCCATGGTTGTGCTCAATTTCACCTTACAGTTTCTCAACCCGGAAGATCGCCAATTATTACTCAGTAAAATTTATCAAGGGCTACAACCCGGCGGTATTTTAGTGCTTTCTGAGAAATTCAATTTCGAAGACAACGAAATCGGTGAATTATTGTTCAATATGCATCACGACTTCAAACGGGCAAATGGCTATAGTGAATTAGAAATTAGCCAAAAACGCAGTATGTTAGAAAACGTGATGCTCACAGACTCTGTTGAAGCACATAAAGCTCGTTTAAAAAATGTCGGTTTTACTCACTGTGAAGTTTGGTTCCAGTGCTTTAATTTTGGTTCACTGTTAGCGGTTAAAGAGGCCTAG